From the Salmo trutta chromosome 2, fSalTru1.1, whole genome shotgun sequence genome, one window contains:
- the LOC115161137 gene encoding integrin beta-3 isoform X3, whose translation MDLSFSMNDDLFRLRTLGKGLAKEMGRTTSNLRMGFGAFVDKPLSPYMYISPKEALLNPCHGINTTCLPQFGYKHVLSLTEEVSRFTEEVKKQIVSRNRDAPEGGFDAIIQAAVCNEKIGWRQGASHLLIFTTDAKTHVALDGRLAGIVQPNDGKCHLNSENMYSMSTIMDYPSLALITEKMSENNINLIFAVTSPVVPLYQNYSELIPGTTVGTLSNDSGNVIQLILNAYAKIRSVIDMETQGVPEELSLSFNATCLNGEVIPGIKSCSGLKIGDTVSFSVEARARGCPKDKRKTFVIKPVGFKDSLTVTITFECECKCQARAEPLSPVCNNGNGTYECGICLCHPGRLGPRCECAEGDYSTTEQDRCSVPSTVGIGGAGGPGAAVCTGRGDCVCGQCVCHSSDFGKVWGKLCECDDFNCLRYKGELCSGHGTCDCGFCQCDSDWQGENCNCSRRTDTCMSSLGLLCSGRGQCVCGACECTQPGAYGATCDKCPTCPDACTMKKECVECKHFKRGKLFDDNTCTRICRDEIQLVDDLEFHDKNAVNCTYKDEDDCVERFQYYEDASGKSILFVVKEPDCPKGPDILVVLLSVAGAILVLGLVGLLIWKLLVTIHDRREFAKFEEERARAKWDMGHNPLYKGATSTFTNITYRGNKE comes from the exons GATCAACACCACCTGCCTGCCCCAGTTTGGCTACAAGCATGTGCTGTCTCTGACTGAGGAGGTGAGCCGCTTCACTGAGGAGGTGAAGAAACAAATCGTGTCCAGGAACAGAGATGCCCCCGAGGGAGGCTTCGACGCCATTATACAGGCTGCTGTGTGTAAT GAGAAGATCGGTTGGCGTCAGGGTGCCTCTCACCTCCTGATCTTCACCACCGATGCCAAAACCCACGTGGCGCTTGATGGACGCCTGGCGGGTATCGTGCAGCCCAATGACGGGAAGTGCCACCTCAACTCAGAGAACATGTACAGCATGTCTACTATCATG GACTACCCGTCACTGGCTCTGATCACAGAGAAGATGTCAGAGAACAACATCAACCTCATCTTTGCCGTCACCAGTCCTGTGGTGCCCCTCTACCAG AACTACAGTGAGCTGATTCCTGGGACCACTGTGGGCACCCTGTCCAACGACTCAGGCAATGTCATCCAGCTCATATTAAATGCCTATGCG AAAATCCGCTCAGTGATTGACATGGAGACACAGGGGGTTCCTGAGGAGCTGTCTCTATCCTTCAACGCCACCTGTCTCAATGGAGAGGTCATCCCTGGCATCAAATCCTGCTCTGGACTCAAAATAGGAGACACG GTCTCCTTCAGCGTGGAGGCGCGGGCGCGCGGCTGCCCCAAGGACAAGCGCAAGACGTTCGTCATCAAGCCTGTGGGCTTCAAGGACTCTCTGACCGTCACTATCACCTTCGAGTGTGAGTGCAAGTGCCAGGCCCGCGCCGAGCCACTCAGCCCTGTCTGCAACAATGGCAACGGCACCTACGAGTGTGGCATCTGCCTGTGTCACCCGGGGAGACTGGGGCCGCGGTGCGAGTGTGCCGAGGGTGACTACAGCACCACGGAACAGGACCGGTGTAGTGTCCCCTCCACCGTGGGCATTGGGGGTGCAGGGGGTCCTGGGGCAGCGGTGTGCACTGGGAGGGGCGACTGCGTCTGTGGGCAATGCGTGTGCCACAGCAGCGACTTTGGCAAGGTGTGGGGCAAGTTGTGCGAGTGCGATGACTTCAACTGCCTGCGCTACAAGGGCGAGCTGTGTTCAg GCCACGGCACCTGTGACTGTGGGTTCTGCCAGTGTGACTCGGACTGGCAGGGGGAGAACTGTAACTGCTCCCGCCGTACTGACACCTGTATGTCCAGCCTTGGCCTGCTGTGTAGTGGCCGGGGCCAGTGTGTGTGCGGGGCCTGCGAGTGCACCCAGCCGGGAGCCTACGGGGCCACCTGCGACAAGTGCCCCACCTGCCCCGATGCCTGCACCATGAAGAA AGAGTGTGTGGAATGTAAGCATTTCAAGCGAGGGAAGCTGTTTGATGACAACACCTGCACCCGCATCTGCAGAGACGAGATTCAGCTAGTGGATGACCTTG AGTTCCATGATAAAAATGCTGTGAACTGCACCTATAAGGACGAGGATGACTGTGTGGAGCGCTTCCAGTATTATGAGGACGCCAGTGGCAAGTCCATCCTATTTGTGGTCAAAGAGCCTG ACTGCCCTAAGGGTCCAGACATCCTGGTGGTGCTGCTGTCCGTAGCCGGGGCCATCTTGGTTCTGGGTCTGGTCGGCCTGCTCATCTGGAAGCTGCTGGTCACCATTCATGACCGCCGTGAGTTCGCCAAGTTCGAGGAGGAGCGTGCTCGCGCCAAGTGGGATATG GGCCATAACCCCCTGTACAAAGGAGCCACCTCAACCTTCACAAACATCACATACAGAGGCAACAAGGAGTGA